One genomic segment of Nitrosopumilus sp. includes these proteins:
- the egtD gene encoding L-histidine N(alpha)-methyltransferase has protein sequence MSDTIQKNLNYKKYVIDSRLQYFKPHSTKIEKTFAEDISSSLDGTPKFINPKYFYDKKGSELFEKICTLPEYYPTRTEISILKNLQDELPDFLDHNFRLVELGSGSSTKTRLLLDIFTNFQKKIEYFPIDISEILTESSELLLQDYDNLHITGIIDTYEGGLEFLKTYDDKKNLIIFLGSSFGNFTPKDGYQFLQKINSTMKPGDLFLIGLDLVKDKDLLESAYDDSQGITAEFNLNVLSRINDELDADFDLNKFAHRAIYNDKDQRIEMYLQSLVNQSVIISKSNLTLNLQKNELIHTEYSHKYRISQIHDFLTKTGFKIKHTWLDDNNHFSLTLVSKN, from the coding sequence TTGAGTGACACCATTCAAAAAAATCTAAATTACAAAAAATATGTAATAGATTCTAGATTACAATATTTTAAACCTCATTCAACAAAAATTGAGAAGACTTTTGCTGAAGACATATCTTCAAGTTTGGATGGCACTCCTAAATTCATTAATCCAAAATACTTTTACGACAAAAAAGGATCTGAATTATTTGAAAAGATATGTACCCTGCCTGAATATTATCCTACACGTACGGAAATCTCCATACTCAAAAACTTGCAAGATGAATTACCTGACTTTCTTGATCACAATTTCCGTTTAGTTGAATTAGGTAGTGGTTCGTCGACTAAAACCCGTTTGCTTTTGGATATTTTTACTAATTTTCAGAAAAAAATTGAATATTTCCCTATTGATATTTCTGAAATACTTACAGAAAGCTCTGAATTGTTATTGCAAGATTATGATAATTTACACATCACAGGTATTATCGATACATACGAGGGAGGTTTAGAATTTCTTAAAACATACGATGACAAGAAAAATCTGATAATTTTCTTAGGTTCAAGCTTTGGCAACTTTACGCCAAAAGATGGTTATCAATTTTTACAGAAAATTAATTCCACAATGAAACCTGGTGATCTATTTTTGATTGGACTGGATTTGGTAAAAGATAAAGATCTTTTAGAATCTGCTTATGATGATTCACAAGGAATCACGGCTGAATTCAATCTCAATGTTTTATCCCGAATCAATGATGAACTTGATGCTGATTTTGATTTGAATAAATTTGCCCACCGTGCAATTTACAACGACAAAGATCAAAGAATAGAAATGTATCTTCAGTCTTTAGTCAATCAATCAGTTATTATATCAAAATCTAATTTAACCTTGAATTTACAAAAGAACGAACTAATTCATACTGAATATTCACACAAATACCGTATATCTCAAATTCATGATTTTCTAACTAAAACAGGATTTAAAATTAAACATACTTGGTTAGATGATAATAATCATTTTTCATTAACTCTGGTCTCAAAAAATTAA
- the egtB gene encoding ergothioneine biosynthesis protein EgtB yields MTNNPELKEEKSLLELFRETRIRTLNLVKTLEKDDFVVQTASFMSPPKWHIGHVSWIYEAIMSKLDKNYEFYSNEFSEYLNSYYQQFGKPHDKGLRGVVSRPTVDQIFQYFNTINQRVERFIESQTLTKEAVRLIVMGFHHECQHQELLVYDLQHLLAEQYKPVTKNLIPKPNHIEKKSVLIKGGIYTMGYNGADFCYDIELPEHKVYLDDFKIDIFPITNKEYLKFIEDGGYETYKYWLSDGWEKVESNNWKAPMYWEKIDGDWHVRDFLGIRKINPNEPVCHVSYYEADAFCKWAGKRLPTEAEWEKAACWNEEKQEKTIYPWGNDQPTDDRCNLLESYNWGCSEIGAYPNGASPTGCNQMIGDVWEWTSSEFMGYPGFKSGFDEYNDKWFTNQKVLRGGSFATPQMSIRASYRNFFRLDERWLFSGFRCVEDI; encoded by the coding sequence ATGACTAACAATCCAGAATTAAAAGAAGAAAAGTCATTGCTGGAATTATTTAGAGAAACAAGGATCAGAACTTTGAATTTAGTTAAGACTTTAGAAAAAGATGATTTTGTGGTTCAGACTGCATCGTTTATGAGTCCTCCAAAGTGGCATATTGGCCATGTAAGTTGGATTTATGAAGCAATTATGAGTAAATTAGATAAAAATTATGAATTTTATTCAAATGAATTTTCCGAATATCTAAATTCGTATTACCAACAATTTGGAAAACCCCACGATAAAGGATTACGTGGGGTTGTTTCAAGACCAACAGTTGATCAGATATTCCAGTACTTTAATACAATTAATCAAAGAGTGGAACGATTTATTGAATCTCAAACGCTTACCAAGGAAGCAGTTAGATTAATCGTAATGGGTTTTCATCATGAATGTCAGCATCAAGAACTTTTAGTGTATGATTTACAGCATCTTCTTGCAGAACAATACAAACCAGTAACTAAAAATTTAATTCCAAAACCAAATCATATTGAAAAGAAATCTGTTCTTATCAAAGGAGGGATATACACCATGGGTTACAATGGAGCAGATTTTTGCTATGACATTGAATTACCTGAACACAAAGTATACCTAGATGATTTTAAAATAGATATTTTTCCAATTACGAATAAAGAATATCTAAAATTTATTGAGGATGGCGGGTATGAGACATACAAGTATTGGTTATCAGACGGATGGGAGAAAGTCGAAAGTAACAATTGGAAGGCACCAATGTACTGGGAAAAAATTGATGGGGATTGGCATGTCAGAGATTTCCTAGGAATAAGAAAAATAAACCCCAATGAACCAGTTTGTCATGTAAGCTATTACGAAGCAGATGCTTTTTGCAAGTGGGCAGGTAAAAGACTTCCAACAGAAGCAGAATGGGAAAAAGCTGCTTGTTGGAATGAGGAAAAACAAGAAAAAACAATCTATCCTTGGGGAAATGATCAACCAACAGATGATAGATGCAACTTACTTGAGTCATATAATTGGGGGTGTTCAGAGATCGGTGCTTATCCAAACGGAGCAAGTCCAACAGGATGCAACCAAATGATAGGCGATGTTTGGGAATGGACATCATCAGAGTTTATGGGATATCCAGGATTCAAATCAGGTTTTGATGAATATAATGACAAATGGTTTACAAATCAAAAAGTTTTGAGAGGAGGTTCATTTGCAACACCACAAATGTCAATTAGAGCAAGTTACAGAAATTTTTTCAGATTAGACGAGAGATGGCTTTTTTCAGGCTTTAGATGTGTAGAAGACATTTAA
- a CDS encoding DUF6659 family protein, translating to MSNDSLNEKCELLLRQPEIRFAGFLDMMGNLIVGSFRPGVEPLKNENDRKKMFIEAVLRIRTRQEFDENLGPVVYAAARRTNIVTFTFLMNNKVLFVSAEPDVDIDKTANKIMNLCPSSEII from the coding sequence ATGTCAAATGATTCATTAAATGAAAAATGTGAATTGTTATTACGCCAACCTGAAATCCGCTTTGCAGGATTTTTGGATATGATGGGAAATCTTATTGTTGGTTCATTTAGACCTGGAGTAGAACCTCTGAAAAATGAGAATGATCGAAAAAAAATGTTCATTGAAGCAGTTTTGAGAATTCGCACAAGACAGGAGTTTGATGAGAATCTAGGACCTGTTGTTTATGCTGCAGCAAGACGAACTAATATTGTAACATTTACTTTCTTGATGAATAACAAAGTACTATTTGTCTCAGCAGAACCTGATGTGGATATTGATAAAACTGCTAACAAAATAATGAATTTGTGCCCTTCGTCAGAGATTATCTAA